In the Ipomoea triloba cultivar NCNSP0323 chromosome 6, ASM357664v1 genome, one interval contains:
- the LOC116021907 gene encoding germin-like protein, translating to METMRIFFFFLFLLAFPVFTANAAVNDFCVASPRARDTPSGFGCKNPARVTAADFAYSGLAKSGNTTNLIKATVTPAFVAQFPGVNGLGVSIARLDLAPGGVIPMHTHPGASEILNVIEGTILAAFISSGNKVYEKTLYPGDVMVFPQGLLHFQVNAGNSTALAFASFGSANPGLQILDFALFANDLATETIAGTTFLDAATIKKLKSVLGGTN from the coding sequence ATGGAAACGATGAgaatctttttcttcttcctcttcctcttggCCTTTCCGGTTTTCACTGCAAACGCAGCAGTGAATGACTTCTGCGTGGCCAGCCCTAGAGCCCGCGACACCCCGTCGGGCTTCGGGTGCAAGAACCCGGCCCGAGTCACCGCCGCCGACTTCGCCTACTCCGGCCTGGCGAAATCCGGCAACACCACCAACCTCATCAAAGCCACCGTGACGCCGGCGTTCGTGGCTCAGTTCCCGGGCGTGAACGGGCTGGGAGTCTCCATTGCGCGCCTCGACTTGGCCCCCGGCGGAGTCATCCCCATGCACACCCACCCCGGCGCCTCCGAGATCTTGAACGTGATCGAGGGCACAATCCTCGCCGCCTTCATTTCCTCCGGGAACAAGGTGTACGAGAAGACGCTGTACCCCGGCGACGTGATGGTTTTCCCTCAGGGGCTCCTGCATTTTCAGGTGAACGCCGGGAATAGCACCGCCCTGGCGTTTGCGAGCTTCGGCAGCGCTAACCCGGGGCTGCAAATCCTTGATTTCGCGCTGTTTGCTAATGATCTTGCCACCGAGACCATTGCCGGGACCACTTTCCTCGACGCAGCTACCATTAAAAAGCTTAAGTCTGTTCTTGGAGGCACCAATTAG
- the LOC116023644 gene encoding uncharacterized protein LOC116023644: MGEMSILYSLRESEISILWNGGRLPAFKPGRGLRQGDPLAPYLFNLVMERLAYEIQSKVNAGHWKPIRISRGGIGISHLFFADDLMLFGDGTERQANVMMYCLNNFSNSSGLNINLSKSLIFCSPNLNAGTKRSIAERMNIPISDNLGSYLGIPMLQKRVSKHTFTTVLDKMRRKLATWKANSLSMAGRRVLGWPQFQHIPCRPWLYRLIPVMTLTEFAGTFCEVFSDQNKLWVKVIRDKYVKDKDFLQVQAINTSSWGWRSILKGRNILAEGVRWRLGKGDSGSEGEQEDLDWVWRTNCTEKIKIFLWKILKNGLMTNVERQRRGLSATATCPCCGVYDETMDHLFRQCDVAAECWSSATGQNDGNPPGTLDEAARNNISFNGTWTPPSEILRRATEGAKEAERLLNHKGPGTARQHWVAWSPPPPGVIKINTDGASTGGLIRDHTGQWIVGFISNVGVTNSFIAELWGFREGLMVAKAPGFDKIKAETDSESLKQALESRSDSSLTASTLIADCLHLMGHFTYIEVTHVLREDNQCADFLANLGQEASWGTTLLENPPDSVRELLVRDSHSVATSRRR; the protein is encoded by the exons ATGGGGGAGATGTCAATCCTATACTCCTTACGAGAAAGCGAGATCTCAATTCTCTGGAATGGGGGGCGCCTACCAGCCTTTAAGCCGGGCCGTGGACTTCGTCAGGGAGACCCACTAGCACCGTATCTCTTCAACCTAGTGATGGAAAGACTAGCATATGAGATTCAAAGCAAGGTCAATGCAGGTCATTGGAAGCCAATTCGCATCTCTAGAGGTGGCATTGGTATCTCGCACCTTTTCTTCGCAGATGACCTGATGCTTTTTGGAGATGGGACTGAACGACAGGCCAATGTCATGATGTACTGCTTGAACAACTTTAGTAACTCTTCTGGTCTTAATATTAACCTCTCTAAATCTCTTATCTTCTGTTCACCTAACCTAAATGCAGGTACAAAAAGAAGTATTGCAGAGAGGATGAATATACCAATTTCTGACAACCTGGGGTCTTATCTTGGGATCCCAATGCTGCAAAAGCGGGTCTCTAAGCACACCTTCACAACAGTCCTTGACAAAATGAGAAGAAAACTAGCGACATGGAAAGCTAACTCTCTCAGTATGGCGGGAAGGAGGGTTTTAGGTTGGCCACAGTTCCAACATATACCATGCAGGCCATGGCTTTACCGGTTAATACCTGTAATGACATTGACAGAATTTGCAGGAACTTTCTGTGAG GTCTTCTCGGACCAAAACAAGCTCTGGGTGAAAGTAATTCGAGATAAATACGTCAAAGATAAAGATTTCCTCCAGGTGCAAGCTATTAACACAAGCTCTTGGGGGTGGAGAAGTATTTTGAAGGGGAGGAATATTCTTGCAGAAGGGGTCCGATGGCGGTTAGGCAAAGGGGACTCTG GGTCTGAAGGTGAGCAAGAAGATCTCGACTGGGTTTGGCGAACCAATTGTACggaaaaaatcaaaattttcctTTGGAAAATCCTTAAAAATGGGCTGATGACGAATGTTGAACGGCAACGAAGAGGACTGTCAGCTACCGCAACCTGCCCGTGCTGTGGAGTGTATGACGAGACAATGGACCATCTCTTCCGGCAATGTGACGTAGCGGCGGAATGCTGGAGCTCAGCGACAGGGCAGAACGATGGCAACCCCCCTGGAACGCTGGATGAAGCAG CAAGAAACAATATCTCCTTTAATGGCACGTGGACTCCACCTTCAGAGATTTTACGGCGTGCAACAGAGGGCGCGAAAGAGGCAGAGAGACTCCTTAACCATAAGGGACCAGGGACGGCGAGGCAGCACTGGGTGGCTTGGTCACCTCCCCCACCCGGTGTCATCAAAATTAACACGGATGGTGCGAGCACGGGAGGCCTGATTAGAGATCATACAGGGCAGTGGATTGTGGGCTTCATCTCCAATGTTGGCGTAACGAATAGCTTCATTGCGGAGCTTTGGGGTTTCAGAGAAGGTCTCATGGTCGCAAAAGCACCAGGTTTTGATAAGATTAAGGCTGAAACCGATTCAGAGTCCTTAAAACAGGCTTTAGAATCACGGTCGGATTCTTCCCTCACAGCAAGCACGTTAATTGCCGATTGTTTGCATCTCATGGGTCACTTCACCTACATCGAGGTCACTCATGTCCTACGAGAAGACAATCAGTGTGCTGACTTCCTAGCAAACTTGGGTCAAGAGGCCTCCTGGGGCACTACTTTACTTGAAAACCCCCCGGACAGTGTAAGGGAGCTCCTGGTTCGTGACTCCCATAGTGTGGCGACTAGTAGAAGACGTTAA
- the LOC116022067 gene encoding nodulation-signaling pathway 1 protein: MTIDEPAEPRPFTDQILEWFDSSFLDCPYDSNDHFFGDSWWGDQGQSLEILHKSDDNGGGVSTSLNSFSSVTTAVEAPVVLDHPAAQPPVDRKRKGREEGEAEVEVEQAAAPVRKGGGNKKGGNKGGGNSNSNCNKDGRWAEQLLNPCAAAITAGNMNRVQHLLYVLSELASLTGDANHRLAAHGLQALTHHLGSGSSFAGVTNFASTTKKFFRESLMIFNDINPWFRIPNSFANSSILQALAEQQDRPRCLHILDIGVSHGIQWPTLLEELTHRPGGPPPLVRLTVVTPTVDNQQSSFNTPFLIPPSGYDFSPNLLGFAKAININLQINILDNLPLQNLIAHAQSIKSSQDEILIVCAQFRLHNLNHHAPDERTEFLKSLRNLAPKRVVLSENNAECSCSNCGDFAAGFSRKVEYLWRFLESTSMAFKGRWNEERRMMEGEAAKALINTGEMNERKEKWCERMRGVGFAREEFGEDAIDGARMLLRKYDNNWEMKVEEKDGCVDLWWKGQPLSFTSLWKMDPNHGFN, from the coding sequence ATGACCATTGATGAACCAGCAGAGCCCCGTCCTTTCACAGACCAAATCTTGGAATGGTTCGATTCATCGTTTCTTGATTGCCCTTACGATTCCAATGACCATTTCTTTGGGGATTCATGGTGGGGGGATCAAGGTCAAAGTCTAGAGATTCTGCACAAGAGTGATGATAATGGTGGTGGTGTTTCTACTTCTTTGAATAGTTTCTCTAGCGTCACGACCGCCGTGGAGGCGCCTGTTGTGTTGGATCATCCGGCGGCCCAGCCGCCGGTGGATAGGAAGCGGAAAGGTCGTGAGGAGGGGGAGGCGGAGGTGGAGGTGGAGCAGGCGGCGGCTCCGGTGAGGAAAGGAGGTGGGAATAAGAAAGGGGGGAATAAGGGAGGAGGGAATAGTAATAGTAATTGTAACAAGGATGGGAGGTGGGCTGAGCAATTGCTTAACCCTTGCGCCGCCGCGATAACGGCGGGGAATATGAACCGGGTTCAGCATCTGTTGTATGTTCTGAGTGAGCTGGCTTCCCTGACCGGCGACGCTAACCACCGGTTGGCCGCCCACGGCCTGCAAGCGCTGACGCACCACCTCGGCTCCGGTTCCTCGTTCGCCGGAGTGACTAATTTTGCGTCGACCACTAAAAAATTCTTCAGGGAGTCGTTGATGATTTTCAACGACATAAATCCGTGGTTTCGCATTCCGAACAGCTTCGCGAACTCGTCGATCCTCCAGGCTCTGGCGGAGCAACAGGATCGGCCTAGATGTCTTCACATCCTGGATATCGGAGTTTCCCATGGGATCCAATGGCCGACGCTTCTAGAAGAGCTGACTCACCGCCCGGGAGGGCCGCCGCCGCTGGTTCGTCTCACGGTCGTGACTCCCACCGTCGATAATCAGCAGTCGAGCTTCAACACTCCATTTCTGATTCCTCCATCAGGTTACGATTTCTCCCCCAATCTTCTAGGGTTTGCCAAGGCTATTAACATCAATCTACAGATCAATATCCTAGACAATCTGCCGCTTCAGAACCTGATCGCCCACGCGCAATCCATCAAATCCTCCCAGGATGAGATTTTAATTGTGTGCGCGCAGTTTAGACTCCACAATCTGAACCACCACGCGCCGGACGAGAGAACGGAGTTTTTGAAATCCCTAAGGAATCTGGCCCCGAAAAGAGTTGTTCTGAGCGAGAACAATGCGGAGTGCAGTTGCAGCAACTGCGGCGACTTCGCCGCTGGATTCTCCCGGAAAGTTGAGTACCTGTGGAGGTTTCTGGAGTCGACAAGCATGGCGTTTAAGGGGCGGTGGAACGAGGAAAGGAGGATGATGGAAGGAGAAGCGGCAAAGGCGTTGATAAATACGGGAGAAATGAACGAGAGAAAAGAGAAATGGTGCGAGAGAATGAGAGGTGTTGGGTTCGCGAGGGAGGAGTTCGGAGAGGACGCCATTGATGGAGCTCGGATGCTGCTGAGAAAATATGATAACAACTGGGAGATGAAAGTGGAAGAGAAAGATGGGTGCGTGGATTTATGGTGGAAAGGGCAACCACTTTCCTTTACCTCACTGTGGAAGATGGATCCTAATCATGGTTTTAATTGA
- the LOC116022064 gene encoding E3 ubiquitin-protein ligase SPL2-like gives MSAPDQAVAAVLSQIALAADGTVLGLALAFIAVRSVLKFKATNAALHQIKEAPSVRVSDLRSVVSEHGDSNQSEDGKLVIVRGTVEARSAVEGDWKSLRSDILVAHDSGERAVIVQRTQTCIYNEWKGFMGWTSDLRSLFPRSWREQESSSTRMVPFVIVEAGRWPRSEYVYVNMDGSSHPLPLETVHHHLQPVTATSLTFLQALFGHQYPVGLLHEEKILPLGKDITAVGICSSIRGTPEIKSCNFLPYFLSEMTKDQMIVKLAFKTKVLLWSGVVFGSLAVGILSYAAVRNWNRWKEWRHQRQTQRRNAAASDEAAAQVATDEDIGDIPDGQLCVICLTRRRRSAFVPCGHLVCCQRCALSVARDLSPKCPLCRQTIHSSVRIYDS, from the exons ATGTCCGCTCCCGACCAAGCCGTGGCGGCGGTGCTTTCTCAGATAGCACTGGCGGCGGACGGCACCGTGCTCGGCCTAGCCCTAGCCTTCATTGCCGTGCGGAGCGTACTCAAGTTCAAGGCTACAAACGCCGCTCTACATCAAATCAAAGAAGCTCCTTCCGTCCGCGTTTCCGATCTCCGTTCCGTCGTCTCTGAACACGGAGACTCCAACCAATCCGAAGACGGCAAGCTCGTAATCGTCCGCGGCACCGTCGAAGCGAGGTCCGCCGTCGAAGGCGATTGGAAGAGCCTACGGAGTGACATCCTCGTTGCTCACGACTCCGGCGAGAGAGCTGTCATTGTGCAGCGAACTCAAACG tgtatatataatgaGTGGAAAGGTTTCATGGGATGGACCAGTGATCTTCGTTCTCTATTTCCAAGATCATGGAGAGAGCAAGAGTCATCCTCCACAAGAATG GTCCCATTTGTTATTGTTGAAGCTGGAAGGTGGCCACGATCTGAATATGTTTATGTGAACATGGATGGATCAAGTCACCCCCTACCACTTGAAACAGTCCACCATCACCTGCAGCCAGTTACCGCTACTTCTCTTACTTTCCTCCAGGCACTTTTTGGTCATCAGTACCCT GTTGGGCTGCTACATGAAGAAAAAATCCTGCCACTAGGGAAGGATATAACTGCAGTTGGGATTTGCAGCTCAATTAGAGGGACTCCAGAGATAAAGTCGTGCAATTTTCTTCCTTATTTCCT aTCGGAGATGACCAAGGATCAAATGATTGTAAAGCTTGCATTTAAGACAAAAGTTTTGCTATGGAGTGGGGTAGTATTTGGTTCACTTGCAGTTGGTATCCTTAGCTATGCTGCTGTAAG GAACTGGAACAGATGGAAAGAATGGAGGCATCAGAGGCAGACTCAACGACGAAATGCTGCTGCTAGTGATGAAGCTGCTGCTCAGGTTGCTACAGATGAGGACATTGGGGACATTCCTGATGGTCAGTTGTGCGTCATTTGCCTAACAAGAAGGCGGCGTTCTGCATTCGTACCATGTGGACATCTAGTGTGTTGCCAACGCTGTGCCTTGTCAGTTGCACGCGATTTATCACCCAAGTGCCCTTTATGTAGGCAGACCATCCATAGTTCAGTAAGGATATACGACTCTTGA
- the LOC116022066 gene encoding uncharacterized protein LOC116022066 produces METIRLWFRHLLSFYLSVTAFLLRRLLPTLHRFPIFVPAVDSLLSHYFRSCNLSPCALDLDDQTTMHFWAPTHRHFRKPNLVIIHGYGGNAKWQFALQLGSLARSFNLYVPDLLFFGDSRTRRPDRTDAFQAKCVMEGLVGMGVTRTAVYGISYGGFVGYRMAEMYPDVVDRVVIVSSGIASSAEQRVEHMERLKKMGCNAADLLLPAKPEDLRRLVNLSSHKHDPFKWVPDAFLQEFITVMYSHNRKEKQELLEYLLGNKEHDAIGSGLTQEALLLWGDKDRVFPLTFGQQLQRYLGPKARLEVLKDAGHAANIDCPQSLNTFIKAFVLHSEGSE; encoded by the exons ATGGAGACAATACGCCTCTGGTTTCGCCACCTTCTCTCCTTCTATCTCTCCGTCACCGCTTTCCTCCTCCGCCGTCTTCTCCCCACACTCCACCGCTTCCCCATTTTCGTCCCCGCCGTCGACTCTCTCCTCTCCCACTATTTCCGCTCCTGCAATCTCTCCCCCTGCGCCCTCGATTTGGACGACCAGACCACCATGCACTTCTGGGCCCCCACCCACCGCCATTTCCGCAAGCCCAATCTCGTCATCATCCACGGCTACGGCGGCAATGCCAAGTGGCAATTCGCGCTCCAGCTCGGTTCGCTCGCCCGATCCTTCAACCTCTACGTCCCCGACCTCCTCTTCTTCGGCGATTCCCGCACGCGCCGCCCCGATCGCACGGATGCGTTTCAGGCGAAATGCGTGATGGAGGGCTTGGTGGGGATGGGCGTGACGAGGACCGCGGTTTACGGGATCAGTTACGGCGGGTTCGTGGGGTATCGGATGGCCGAGATGTATCCCGATGTGGTGGATAGAGTGGTGATTGTGAGTAGCGGGATCGCGTCCAGTGCTGAGCAAAGGGTCGAACACATGGAGCGCCTGAAGAAGATGGGATGCAACGCCGCGGATTTGCTGTTGCCGGCCAAGCCGGAGGATCTCAGGCGGTTGGTCAATCTTTCTTCCCACAAACATGACCCTTTCAAGTGGGTCCCAGACGCTTTCCTCCAAGAATTCATCACT GTGATGTATAGCCATAACAGGAAAGAGAAGCAAGAGCTACTGGAGTACTTGTTGGGCAATAAAGAACATGATGCCATTGGTTCCGGTTTGACTCAG GAAGCACTGCTCCTTTGGGGCGACAAGGACAGAGTTTTCCCTCTCACATTCGGACAGCAATTGCAGCg ATATTTGGGCCCGAAAGCTAGATTGGAAGTATTAAAGGATGCAGGGCATGCGGCAAACATTGACTGCCCTCAATCCCTCAACACTTTCATTAAGGCATTTGTTCTGCATTCTGAAGGATCAGAATAA
- the LOC116022065 gene encoding E3 ubiquitin-protein ligase SPL2-like, whose translation MSAPDQAAAVVLSQLVMAADGTVIGLALAFIAVRSVLKFKATNSALHQIKEAPYVRVSDLRSVVSEQSGSNQSDDGKLVIVRGTVEAKSVVANDVLVAHDSGEKDVIVQRSQTCIYNEWKGFMGWSSDLRPLFPRSWGSWREQDSSSTRMVPFVIVEAGRWPPSEYVNVNMDGSSHPLPLETVQYHLQPVNATSITFFQALFGHQYPVGLLHEEKILPLGKDITAVGICSSIRGIPEIKSCNSLPYFLSERTKDQMIVELAFKRQVLLWSGVVFGSLAIGILSYAAVRYWNRWKGRRPQRQTQRQNAVARVATSEDTGDVVDRQLCVICLTRRRRAAFVPCGHVVCCQRCAFYVVRDLSPKCPVCRQRIYPRHFSMQ comes from the exons ATGTCCGCTCCCGACCAAGCCGCGGCGGTGGTGCTTTCTCAGCTAGTAATGGCAGCGGACGGCACCGTGATCGGCCTAGCGCTAGCCTTCATTGCCGTGCGGAGCGTACTCAAGTTCAAGGCTACAAACTCCGCTCTACACCAAATCAAAGAAGCTCCTTACGTCCGCGTTTCCGATCTCCGTTCCGTCGTCTCTGAACAAAGCGGTTCCAACCAATCCGACGACGGCAAGCTCGTGATCGTCCGCGGCACCGTCGAAGCGAAGTCCGTCGTCGCAAATGACGTCCTCGTTGCTCACGACTCCGGCGAAAAAGATGTCATCGTGCAGCGATCTCAAACG tgtatatataatgaGTGGAAAGGTTTCATGGGATGGAGCAGTGATCTACGTCCTCTATTTCCAAGATCATGGGGTTCATGGAGAGAGCAAGACTCATCCTCCACAAGAATG GTCCCATTTGTTATTGTTGAAGCTGGAAGGTGGCCACCATCTGAATATGTTAATGTGAACATGGATGGATCAAGTCACCCCCTACCACTTGAAACAGTGCAATATCACCTGCAGCCAGTTAACGCTACTTCTATTACTTTCTTCCAGGCACTTTTTGGTCATCAGTACCCT GTTGGGCTGCTACACGAAGAAAAAATCCTGCCACTAGGGAAGGATATAACTGCAGTTGGAATTTGCAGCTCAATTAGAGGGATTCCAGAGATAAAGTCGTGCAATTCTCTTCCTTATTTCCT ATCAGAGAGGACCAAGGATCAAATGATTGTAGAGCTTGCATTTAAGAGACAAGTTTTGCTATGGAGTGGGGTAGTATTTGGCTCACTTGCAATTGGTATTCTTAGCTATGCTGCTGTAAG GTACTGGAACAGATGGAAAGGAAGGAGGCCTCAGAGGCAGACTCAACGACAAAATGCTGTTGCTCGGGTTGCTACGTCTGAGGACACTGGGGACGTTGTTGATCGTCAGTTGTGCGTCATTTGCCTAACAAGAAGGCGGCGTGCTGCATTTGTACCGTGTGGACATGTAGTGTGTTGCCAACGCTGTGCCTTTTATGTTGTACGCGATTTATCACCCAAGTGTCCTGTATGTAGGCAGCGTATATATCCTCGGCATTTTTCTATGCAGTAG
- the LOC116023037 gene encoding E3 ubiquitin-protein ligase SPL2-like, which translates to MAADGIVIGLALAFIAVRSVIKFKATNSAQTVGLLHEEKILPLGKDITAVGICSSIRGIPEIKSCNSLPYFLSERTKDQMIVELAFKTKVLLWSWVVFGSLAIGILSYAAVRYWNRWKGRRPQRQTQRQNAVAQFEDTGDVVDRQLCVICLTRRRRAAFVPCGHVVCCQHCAFYVVRDLSPKCPVCRQSIYPRHFSMQ; encoded by the exons ATGGCAGCGGACGGCATCGTGATCGGCCTAGCTCTAGCCTTCATTGCCGTGCGGAGCGTAATCAAGTTCAAGGCTACAAACTCCGCTCAAACG GTTGGGCTGCTACACGAAGAAAAAATCCTGCCACTAGGGAAGGATATAACTGCAGTTGGAATTTGCAGCTCAATTAGAGGGATTCCAGAGATAAAGTCATGCAATTCTCTTCCTTATTTCCT aTCGGAGAGGACCAAGGATCAAATGATTGTAGAGCTTGCATTTAAGACAAAAGTTTTGCTATGGAGTTGGGTAGTATTTGGTTCACTTGCAATTGGTATCCTTAGCTATGCTGCTGTAAG GTACTGGAACAGATGGAAAGGAAGGAGGCCTCAGAGGCAGACTCAACGACAAAATGCTGTTGCTCAGTTTGAGGACACTGGGGACGTTGTTGATCGTCAGTTGTGCGTCATTTGCCTAACAAGAAGGCGGCGTGCTGCATTTGTACCATGTGGACATGTAGTGTGTTGCCAACACTGTGCCTTTTATGTTGTACGCGATTTATCACCCAAGTGTCCTGTATGTAGGCAGAGTATATATCCTCGGCATTTTTCTATGCAGTAG